In Mytilus galloprovincialis chromosome 1, xbMytGall1.hap1.1, whole genome shotgun sequence, the following are encoded in one genomic region:
- the LOC143044055 gene encoding transmembrane reductase CYB561D2-like translates to MVAHFATILFTGFMIYSAVPGSSLFSWHPTLMTIAMMFLMFEAIMLFNQQSSLFLSWSRLIRGTIHGFVMFFGVVCAAGGFTAIYLNKDRNNKPHFQTWHSWFGVGTLCYLILQTIGGIGLKYYNIFRLPAKLVDMKLYHATSGLLAFTGISITVYLALFSEWFSSVADGTTWFACVACLSCMALTVMMQVTSNYMPQTKKVPQNVDTRPKHGKKK, encoded by the exons gtcTATTTTCATGGCATCCTACACTAATGACAATAGCT atgatgTTCCTTATGTTTGAAGCTATAATGCTGTTTAACCAACAAAGCTCATTGTTTTTAAGTTGGAGCCGATTGATTCGAGGGACAATACATGGGTTCGTGATGTTTTTTGGAGTTGTGTGTGCAGCTGGAGGCTTCACTGCTATTTACCTGAACAAAGACAGAAATAATAAACCACACTTTCAAACCTGGCATTCATGGTTTGGAGTGGGAActttatgttatttgatattgcAAACAATAGGAGGCAttggattaaaatactacaatatatTTCGTTTACCAGCAAAGTTAGTAGACATGAAACTTTATCATGCCACTTCTGGCTTACTTGCATTTACAGGCATATCAATAACAGTTTATCTAGCATTGTTTTCTGAATGGTTTTCATCAGTAGCTGATGGCACAACATGGTTTGCCTGTGTGGCATGCTTATCTTGTATGGCATTGACTGTGATGATGCAGGTTACCTCCAATTATATGCCACAGACCAAAAAAGTCCCACAAAATGTTGATACCAGACCAAAACAtggaaaaaagaaataa